TCTCCGGCGCGGCGACCCTCGAGTCCCTGGCCCTGCGCAACGAGGCGTTCTACACCGACCACGCGATCGAGCTGATCTGCGGCGACCGGGTGACCGACGTCGAGCTCGACGAGGGCATCGTCAGGCTGGCCAGCGGCCGCGAGCTGCCGTTCGACCAGCTCGCGCTGACCACGGGCGCCCGCGTCGCCCGGCTCCCCGTGCCGGGCGCTGAGCTCGACGGTGTGCTCTACCTCCGTGACCTCGCCGACGCCGACCGCCTTGCGGAGCGCCTGCCGGACGCGACGAACGTCGTGGTCGTCGGAGGCGGCTTCATCGGCCTCGAGGCCGCTGCCGTCTGCCGCAACAAGGGCAAGGAGGTGACCGTCGTCGAGATGGGCTCACGCCTCGTGATGCGCGCGGTCGCGCCGGTGGTCTCGGAGTTCTACCGCGCGGCCCACGAGCGCCGGGGCACGACGATCAAGCTCGGCCAGACCGTGACCGCGGTCGAGGGCCAGGACGGTGCGGTGACCGGCGTGCGGCTGGACGACGGCACGCTGCTCCCCGCGGACCTGGTCCTCGTCGGCATCGGCGTGCACGCGCGCGGCGAGCTCGCCGAGCACATGGGCCTGGAGATCCAGAACGGAGCCGTCGTCGTCGACCGGCACGCGCGCACCAGCCACCCGCGGGTCGTCGCGGCCGGCGACGTCACACTGCTGCCGCACCCGTTGACCCAGGACGTGATGGTGCGGCTGGAGTCGGTGCAGAACGCCGTCGACCAGGCCAAGGTGGCAGCCGCCACGCTGATGGGCGAGGAGAAGGAGTACTCCTCCGTGCCGTGGTTCTGGACCGACCAGGACACGATCAAGCTGCAGATCGCCGGGCTCTCGACCGGGTACGACGACGTGGTGGTGCGCGGCGAGCCGGACGAGGAGAAGTTCTCGGTCCTGTACTACCGCCACGGCCGGCTGATCGCGATCGACAGCGTCAACCGGACCCCGGAGTACCTCGCCGTGCGCCAAGGCCTAGCCAAGGGGCTCACCGTCCCGCAGGACCGGGCCGCCGACG
This genomic window from Nocardioides marmoribigeumensis contains:
- a CDS encoding NAD(P)/FAD-dependent oxidoreductase produces the protein MSAIVIVGAAQAGLQIAVSLREKGYAGKVQLVGAEPHPPYARPPLSKAYLSGAATLESLALRNEAFYTDHAIELICGDRVTDVELDEGIVRLASGRELPFDQLALTTGARVARLPVPGAELDGVLYLRDLADADRLAERLPDATNVVVVGGGFIGLEAAAVCRNKGKEVTVVEMGSRLVMRAVAPVVSEFYRAAHERRGTTIKLGQTVTAVEGQDGAVTGVRLDDGTLLPADLVLVGIGVHARGELAEHMGLEIQNGAVVVDRHARTSHPRVVAAGDVTLLPHPLTQDVMVRLESVQNAVDQAKVAAATLMGEEKEYSSVPWFWTDQDTIKLQIAGLSTGYDDVVVRGEPDEEKFSVLYYRHGRLIAIDSVNRTPEYLAVRQGLAKGLTVPQDRAADVGVPLKSLLVEA